A DNA window from Vicinamibacterales bacterium contains the following coding sequences:
- a CDS encoding GAF domain-containing protein, protein MSLEDRINQLSDSIMQEIRGPVDAALRGILADVLRVAAEERETAVRDAVQQADAARDAAVHAERVAVTSAHEQALETHRQEFNQSHDEALAALRETLGRQHEEALSALRTEVGSEHETALATLRGQLEAERDAAVHAERVALTSAHDQALETHRQEFSQSHDEALAALRGQFEAERDQAVHDARAALARDHQAVVAELEARVASTGEDAAGLAAMTAAMAKTEHDRHEARQEAAQLAQDLTAARTELSAAREEAVRADRARILAEDATEQARAAAAHEHEQVQLAAAQELDAHAVERQAELACSERIVEAFRRLDAAQSLTEVLDILTTQTGVEVARVAVLLVRGTRLRGWKLAGMPTLQPEELDLPVDGDTALSRAIATGYPVATSDAPLALPDGHGAAIVVPPGRVGLAMPLLVGGRAIGVLYADDGDEDAPVVPSHWPETAEILVRHAAHRLEVLTISRAATLATRVQHQQRMPELRPPGPSPFADERREEESARRYARLLISEIKLYNETLVEQGRQDRDLLKRLGPEIERARRLYEEKIPAAVRHRADCFDEEMVRTLAGGDPGLLGQVP, encoded by the coding sequence ATGTCGCTCGAGGATCGCATCAACCAGTTGTCCGACTCGATCATGCAGGAGATCCGTGGCCCGGTTGACGCCGCGCTGCGCGGGATCCTGGCCGATGTCCTGCGGGTGGCGGCCGAGGAGCGAGAGACGGCCGTTCGCGACGCGGTGCAGCAGGCGGACGCCGCCCGTGACGCGGCGGTCCATGCCGAACGGGTGGCGGTGACGTCGGCGCACGAGCAGGCGCTCGAGACGCATCGGCAGGAATTCAACCAGAGCCACGACGAGGCGCTGGCTGCCCTTCGCGAGACACTCGGCCGCCAGCACGAAGAGGCGCTCAGCGCGCTTCGCACCGAGGTGGGCAGCGAACACGAGACGGCGCTGGCCACGCTTCGCGGTCAACTCGAAGCGGAACGTGACGCGGCGGTCCATGCCGAACGGGTGGCGCTGACCTCGGCGCACGATCAGGCGCTCGAAACGCATCGGCAGGAGTTCAGCCAAAGCCACGACGAGGCGCTGGCCGCGCTCCGCGGTCAATTCGAAGCCGAACGCGACCAGGCCGTCCACGACGCGCGAGCGGCGCTGGCGCGAGACCACCAGGCGGTGGTGGCGGAGCTCGAGGCGCGCGTTGCCAGCACGGGCGAGGACGCGGCCGGACTGGCGGCGATGACCGCGGCGATGGCCAAGACGGAACACGACAGGCACGAAGCCAGGCAGGAAGCGGCCCAACTCGCGCAGGATCTGACTGCCGCGCGGACCGAACTCTCGGCCGCTCGCGAAGAAGCGGTGCGGGCCGACCGCGCCCGCATCCTCGCCGAGGACGCGACCGAGCAGGCGCGCGCCGCTGCCGCGCACGAACACGAGCAGGTTCAACTCGCGGCGGCACAGGAACTCGACGCCCACGCGGTCGAGCGGCAGGCTGAGTTGGCCTGCAGCGAGCGGATCGTGGAGGCGTTTCGGCGCCTCGACGCCGCGCAGTCACTCACCGAAGTGCTCGACATCCTGACCACCCAGACGGGGGTCGAGGTCGCCCGCGTGGCAGTGCTCCTGGTCCGGGGCACGCGCCTGCGCGGCTGGAAGCTGGCAGGCATGCCGACTCTTCAGCCCGAGGAGCTCGATCTGCCGGTCGACGGCGACACCGCACTCTCGCGCGCCATCGCCACGGGGTATCCGGTGGCCACGTCGGACGCCCCGCTCGCATTGCCAGACGGCCACGGCGCGGCAATCGTCGTGCCTCCCGGGCGCGTCGGCCTCGCGATGCCGCTCCTGGTCGGCGGCCGGGCCATCGGGGTCCTGTACGCCGACGACGGTGACGAAGACGCGCCAGTGGTGCCGAGCCATTGGCCGGAGACTGCCGAGATCCTGGTACGGCATGCCGCGCACCGGCTGGAAGTGCTGACGATTTCGCGGGCTGCCACACTGGCAACGCGTGTGCAACACCAGCAGAGGATGCCGGAACTCCGGCCGCCGGGCCCGTCGCCGTTTGCCGACGAACGGCGCGAGGAGGAATCGGCACGCCGGTATGCCAGGTTGCTCATTTCCGAGATTAAGTTGTACAACGAGACGTTGGTGGAGCAGGGACGCCAAGACCGGGACCTGCTGAAGCGACTCGGCCCCGAGATCGAGCGCGCCCGCCGCCTGTATGAAGAGAAGATCCCGGCGGCGGTCCGGCACCGGGCGGACTGCTTCGACGAAGAGATGGTCCGCACGCTGGCCGGCGGTGACCCGGGGTTGCT
- the cysK gene encoding cysteine synthase A, translated as MARIFDDNSLSIGNTPLVRLNSITAGLPATVVAKIEGRNPAYSVKCRIGASMIEDAERRGILTRGSKAVTIVEPTSGNTGIALAFVAASRGYPITLTMPETMSIERRRLLKAFGAELVLTEGPKGMPGAIARAEEIVASDPKKYWMPQQFNNPANPDVHFRTTGPEIWNDTDGKADILVSGVGTGGTITGVSRYFEQEKHRPLWSVAVEPAESPILTQIRSGQPLKPGPHKIQGLGAGFKPNVLDMDLVDEVQTVTTEESIEMALRLHKEEGITGGISSGAAALAAVRVAAKPENKGKLIVVVLPDAGDRYHSSVLFQGITV; from the coding sequence ATGGCGAGGATCTTCGACGACAACTCTCTCTCGATTGGCAACACGCCTCTTGTCAGGCTCAACTCGATCACGGCGGGACTGCCGGCGACCGTCGTCGCCAAGATCGAGGGCCGCAACCCCGCGTACTCCGTGAAGTGCCGGATCGGCGCCTCGATGATCGAAGACGCGGAACGCCGCGGCATCCTCACGCGCGGCTCGAAGGCCGTCACGATCGTCGAACCGACGAGCGGCAACACCGGCATCGCGCTGGCATTCGTCGCCGCATCGCGCGGCTACCCGATCACGCTCACCATGCCCGAGACGATGTCGATCGAGCGGCGGCGGCTGCTGAAGGCGTTTGGCGCCGAGCTCGTCCTGACCGAGGGCCCGAAGGGCATGCCCGGTGCCATCGCGAGGGCCGAGGAAATCGTCGCGTCCGATCCGAAGAAGTACTGGATGCCGCAGCAGTTCAACAATCCTGCGAACCCGGACGTCCACTTCAGGACGACGGGGCCGGAGATCTGGAACGACACCGACGGGAAGGCCGACATCCTCGTGTCCGGGGTCGGGACCGGCGGGACGATCACCGGCGTGAGCCGCTACTTCGAGCAGGAGAAGCACCGGCCGTTGTGGAGCGTCGCCGTCGAGCCGGCCGAATCGCCCATCCTGACCCAGATCAGGAGCGGTCAGCCGCTCAAGCCCGGGCCCCACAAGATCCAGGGTCTCGGCGCGGGATTCAAGCCGAACGTCCTCGACATGGATCTCGTGGACGAGGTGCAGACGGTGACGACCGAGGAGTCGATCGAGATGGCGCTCCGCCTGCACAAGGAGGAAGGGATTACAGGAGGCATCTCGTCCGGTGCAGCCGCCCTCGCGGCTGTCCGCGTGGCGGCCAAGCCCGAGAACAAGGGCAAGCTGATCGTGGTCGTGCTGCCCGACGCAGGCGACCGGTATCACTCGTCGGTGTTGTTCCAGGGAATCACGGTGTAG
- a CDS encoding DUF2520 domain-containing protein: MRQVPVLPPAPFGIVGNGRVARHFRHYFSLIGLSVRTWSRDKPDGSSRHDVAAPHEALASCHTVLLLIDDSAIEPFVHAWPDLRHKRLVHCSGSLVTAVAEAAHPLMTFGPDLYDADTYRAIPFLLDAGRTPFTELLPGLPNPSFTIPAAERPYYHALCVMAGNFSTLLWRKLFDELERRFGIPASAAHPYLQRVAANLVADAGGALTGPLARGDTGTMAADLHALEGDQLHGVYAAFVRAYAQRP, encoded by the coding sequence ATGCGACAGGTACCTGTGCTTCCGCCTGCTCCCTTCGGCATCGTCGGCAACGGGCGCGTCGCCCGCCACTTCCGCCATTACTTCAGCCTGATCGGCCTGTCGGTTCGCACGTGGTCGCGCGACAAGCCCGACGGCTCGTCACGCCACGACGTGGCCGCGCCGCACGAGGCGCTCGCTTCGTGCCACACCGTGCTGCTCTTGATCGACGACTCGGCCATCGAGCCGTTCGTCCACGCGTGGCCCGACCTTCGCCACAAGCGCCTCGTCCATTGCTCAGGCAGCCTTGTTACGGCCGTCGCCGAGGCCGCGCACCCCCTGATGACGTTCGGGCCGGACCTCTACGACGCCGACACGTATCGCGCGATCCCGTTCCTGCTCGACGCTGGCCGGACGCCGTTCACCGAACTCCTGCCCGGCCTGCCGAATCCGTCGTTCACGATTCCAGCCGCCGAGCGCCCGTACTACCACGCGCTCTGCGTCATGGCCGGCAACTTCTCGACGTTGCTGTGGCGGAAGCTGTTCGACGAGTTGGAGCGACGCTTCGGCATCCCCGCGTCAGCCGCGCACCCGTATCTCCAGCGGGTCGCGGCGAACCTCGTGGCTGATGCAGGCGGAGCGCTCACCGGGCCGCTCGCCCGCGGCGACACCGGGACGATGGCCGCCGATCTCCATGCACTCGAGGGCGACCAGTTGCACGGCGTCTATGCCGCGTTCGTGAGGGCGTATGCACAGCGTCCGTGA
- the panB gene encoding 3-methyl-2-oxobutanoate hydroxymethyltransferase, with the protein MHSVRDFAKFKADGRRISMVTAYDAWSARLVSRSRVDAVLVGDSAAMVMHGHDTTLSATVALMALHTRAVARAIGDKLLIADLPFLSFRQGIPAAIGAVRSLVAGGAQAVKLEGVDGHEDVVRQIVGSGVPVMGHIGLTPQSINHIGGFRVQGTNDREAAALLRQAHALEDLGCFAIVLECVPADLATRITTELAIPTIGIGAGIGTDGQVLVLHDLWGIGTTDHVPRFVRRYIDGDRLLTDALDRYDADVKEARFPGPEESYR; encoded by the coding sequence ATGCACAGCGTCCGTGACTTCGCGAAGTTCAAGGCCGACGGCCGCCGGATCTCGATGGTCACCGCGTACGACGCGTGGTCGGCGCGCCTTGTCTCCCGTTCGCGCGTGGACGCCGTCCTGGTCGGCGACTCCGCGGCCATGGTGATGCACGGCCACGACACGACGCTGTCCGCCACCGTGGCGCTGATGGCGCTCCACACGCGCGCCGTGGCTCGCGCGATCGGCGACAAGCTCCTCATCGCCGACCTGCCGTTCCTCTCGTTTCGCCAGGGCATTCCGGCCGCGATCGGCGCCGTCCGGTCGCTCGTGGCGGGCGGTGCCCAGGCGGTGAAACTCGAGGGCGTGGACGGCCACGAAGACGTCGTGCGGCAGATCGTCGGATCCGGCGTGCCCGTCATGGGGCACATCGGCCTGACGCCGCAGTCGATCAACCACATCGGGGGCTTTCGGGTGCAGGGCACGAACGACCGCGAGGCCGCCGCGCTCCTTCGACAGGCGCACGCGCTCGAAGACCTCGGCTGCTTCGCGATCGTGCTCGAGTGTGTTCCCGCGGACCTGGCCACGCGCATCACGACCGAGCTGGCGATCCCGACCATCGGCATCGGCGCCGGGATCGGCACCGACGGGCAGGTGCTCGTCCTGCACGACCTGTGGGGCATCGGCACGACCGACCACGTGCCGCGATTCGTCCGCCGCTACATCGACGGCGATCGCCTGCTGACCGACGCGCTCGACCGCTACGACGCCGACGTGAAGGAGGCTCGTTTTCCAGGACCCGAGGAGAGTTACCGATGA
- the panC gene encoding pantoate--beta-alanine ligase — MTTVFDAPAAWRTERLALLRDGRTLGLVPTMGALHEGHLSLVRQSRAENDATLVSIFVNPTQFDDAADLSAYPRTVEEDLAMLRAEGVDFVLMPREGTLYPDGYRYRLTEQSLSTVLEGAHRPGHFDGVLTVVLKLLLVAGADRAYFGEKDWQQLCLVRGLVEAFFVPTAIVAGTTVREHDGLALSSRNRRLLPDDRRLAPRFFQVLSSADTAEDAARELQGAGFEVDYVEDRDGRRLGAVRLGAVRLIDNVPLGGRR; from the coding sequence ATGACGACCGTCTTCGACGCTCCCGCCGCCTGGCGCACCGAACGGTTGGCGCTACTCCGCGACGGGCGCACGCTCGGCCTCGTGCCGACGATGGGGGCGCTGCACGAGGGGCACCTGTCGCTGGTCCGGCAGAGTCGCGCCGAGAACGACGCGACGCTCGTCAGCATCTTCGTCAATCCCACGCAGTTCGACGACGCGGCCGACCTGTCGGCCTATCCGCGAACGGTGGAGGAAGACCTCGCGATGCTGCGGGCGGAGGGCGTGGACTTCGTCCTGATGCCGCGCGAGGGGACTCTCTACCCTGACGGCTATCGCTACCGGCTGACCGAGCAGAGCCTGTCCACCGTGCTCGAGGGCGCCCACCGGCCCGGACACTTCGATGGCGTATTGACCGTGGTCCTGAAGCTCCTCCTGGTTGCGGGGGCTGACCGCGCCTATTTCGGCGAGAAGGACTGGCAGCAACTCTGCCTGGTGCGCGGGCTGGTGGAGGCGTTCTTCGTGCCGACGGCCATCGTCGCCGGCACGACCGTTCGCGAGCACGACGGCCTCGCCCTCAGCTCGCGAAACAGGCGGCTGCTTCCGGACGATCGCCGGCTCGCTCCGCGCTTTTTCCAGGTGCTGTCGTCGGCCGACACCGCCGAGGACGCGGCGCGCGAGCTGCAGGGCGCGGGCTTCGAGGTGGACTACGTGGAGGACCGCGATGGGCGGCGGCTTGGCGCCGTTCGGCTTGGAGCTGTCCGGCTGATCGACAATGTGCCCCTTGGAGGTCGTCGATGA
- a CDS encoding type III pantothenate kinase produces MILTLDVGNSQVFGGVFEAGDLTVRFRQASRPGTSSDELGLFLKSVLRENQRDPASVGQIAICSVVPELVYSLRSCCRKYFGIDPFILQAGVKTGLKLRYRNPIEVGPDRIANSIGATHLYPDRNLIIIDFGTATTFDVVRAGREHVGGIILPGLRIAMEALERNTARLPTVEIVPPSELVGRSTVESIQSGLYFGNRAMVKELTREIRQQAFGGEPAIVIGTGGFSRLFEGEHVFDALLPDLVLIGLERALRLNEGASRPWRAAEAGVL; encoded by the coding sequence ATGATTCTCACCCTCGATGTCGGCAACAGCCAGGTATTCGGCGGCGTGTTCGAAGCGGGTGACCTGACCGTTCGGTTTCGCCAGGCGTCGCGGCCCGGCACGTCGTCTGACGAACTGGGTCTCTTCCTGAAGAGCGTGCTGCGCGAGAACCAGCGCGACCCGGCAAGCGTCGGGCAGATCGCGATTTGCTCGGTCGTTCCTGAGCTGGTGTACTCGCTGCGCAGTTGCTGCCGCAAGTACTTCGGGATCGATCCGTTCATCCTGCAGGCGGGCGTGAAGACCGGGTTGAAGCTGCGGTATCGGAATCCGATCGAAGTCGGGCCCGATCGCATTGCCAACTCGATCGGCGCCACTCATCTCTATCCCGATCGCAATCTCATCATCATCGACTTCGGCACCGCCACCACGTTCGACGTCGTCCGGGCCGGGCGCGAGCACGTCGGCGGGATCATCCTGCCGGGCCTGCGCATCGCGATGGAGGCGCTCGAGAGAAACACCGCGCGGCTGCCGACCGTCGAGATCGTGCCGCCGAGCGAGCTTGTCGGGCGGTCGACCGTGGAGAGCATTCAGTCGGGCTTGTACTTCGGCAACCGGGCGATGGTGAAGGAGCTGACGCGCGAGATTCGCCAGCAGGCGTTTGGCGGCGAGCCGGCGATCGTCATCGGCACCGGCGGCTTTTCGCGCCTCTTCGAGGGCGAGCACGTGTTCGACGCGTTGCTGCCCGACCTCGTGCTCATCGGCCTCGAGCGTGCGTTGCGGCTCAACGAGGGGGCGAGCCGGCCGTGGCGGGCGGCGGAGGCGGGGGTGTTATAA
- a CDS encoding GIY-YIG nuclease family protein: MESPRFVYVLESIHDAARQYVGLAADVAARLAEHNAGKARYTSKHRPWRLRAAIEFTDPDAAARFEKYLKSGSGRAFARRHL; the protein is encoded by the coding sequence ATGGAATCGCCGCGGTTCGTCTACGTTCTGGAGAGCATCCACGACGCCGCCCGCCAGTACGTGGGGCTCGCGGCTGATGTCGCGGCCAGGCTGGCCGAGCACAACGCCGGAAAGGCTCGGTACACCTCAAAGCACCGTCCGTGGCGGCTACGCGCCGCCATCGAGTTCACAGATCCTGACGCGGCGGCCCGCTTCGAGAAGTACCTCAAGTCCGGTTCCGGCCGCGCATTCGCCCGCCGCCACCTCTGA
- a CDS encoding HNH endonuclease signature motif containing protein — protein MRYWWVNQNQTYRAEVRGNFMWSPKQNANGARNQFYENMRQVLPGDVVFSFCDTRIKAIGLATGGAETGPKPDFGAAGSNWSREGWFVPVDYCVLNNQIRPKDHATILRPLLPPKYSPLQDSGDGLQSVYLAQLPQALADALIGLIGQAYWDAYATISVVQSAPEPPDLDVTVLDRGMPGPTFRDQLVRARRGQGVFRSNVLLREEACRVTGVNEPRHLKASHIKPWRNATDVERLDGANGLLLSPHIDHLFDEGYVTFSSGHQFVVVPEVRDTLLDAWGIDAGVDVGEFSREQSAYLDYHRANVFKHALLGR, from the coding sequence ATGCGCTACTGGTGGGTCAATCAGAACCAGACGTACCGGGCTGAGGTTCGCGGGAACTTCATGTGGTCCCCGAAACAGAACGCGAACGGGGCTCGCAACCAGTTCTACGAGAACATGCGACAAGTGTTGCCCGGCGACGTCGTGTTCTCGTTCTGCGATACGCGCATCAAGGCAATCGGGTTGGCCACCGGGGGAGCCGAGACCGGCCCAAAGCCCGACTTCGGTGCGGCGGGTTCGAACTGGTCGCGAGAAGGCTGGTTCGTCCCGGTCGACTACTGCGTCCTGAACAACCAGATCCGACCCAAGGACCACGCAACGATCCTGCGTCCCCTCCTGCCGCCCAAATACTCGCCCCTTCAAGACAGCGGTGACGGCCTGCAATCCGTCTACCTCGCTCAGTTGCCGCAGGCACTTGCGGACGCATTGATCGGTCTGATCGGCCAAGCCTACTGGGACGCGTATGCCACGATCTCAGTGGTCCAGAGCGCGCCCGAGCCGCCGGACCTGGATGTCACCGTTCTCGATCGCGGGATGCCCGGGCCGACGTTCAGGGACCAACTTGTAAGGGCCAGGCGAGGGCAAGGTGTGTTCCGGTCGAATGTCCTCTTGCGAGAAGAGGCGTGTCGGGTCACCGGCGTGAACGAGCCGAGGCACTTGAAGGCGAGTCATATCAAGCCGTGGCGGAACGCCACCGATGTCGAACGACTCGACGGCGCCAACGGACTTCTGCTCTCACCGCACATCGATCACCTGTTCGACGAGGGATACGTGACGTTTTCCAGCGGCCACCAGTTCGTCGTTGTCCCGGAAGTGAGAGACACACTCCTTGATGCGTGGGGAATCGACGCTGGGGTCGACGTGGGCGAGTTTTCGAGAGAGCAGAGCGCTTACCTCGACTATCACCGCGCGAACGTGTTCAAGCACGCGCTGCTGGGGCGGTGA
- a CDS encoding DNA-primase RepB domain-containing protein, whose amino-acid sequence MTDRETARHFLRLAFEPGDWVAVFLKAYDTGRVMQRVAPLATVCEPRRQTWLRVMNAYRFNVYVSVNAMTPGLRERTKHAVRSVRHVFLDVDEDAEGLVERLATRHDLPAPSYVVHSSAGRLQMAWRVRGFTGDTVERLQKQLAKELGADLNATASSQTMRVPGFLNRKHAPAPIVTVEYRAASAVYGPGDFPTPAEPPGRARERLAPARLASAVDPNIVERARRYLAAVPPAVAGQHGDTQTFRVCCRLERALRAALVRAGVDREAGARAPLRAGADRRPAGERDEARPFTLSFVDHARATRPCVHPVRQRPQDPGEHSRCRRPRPSAVLEDTVAKEKGNVVSVKAVRAEQGGPSGKLADAELIFEAGAGPLSGLRLIGFAVWERRDGGKNVTFPARPAILDSRRVQPPRASVLTRSSTPEAAALRAPASGSFVRVAHRGNRPPGNDHGASRRTGNGLRSPSLCPSPSRARDRRLHDVRAGP is encoded by the coding sequence ATGACGGACCGGGAGACGGCGCGCCACTTCCTCAGGCTGGCGTTCGAGCCCGGAGACTGGGTGGCCGTGTTCCTGAAGGCGTACGACACCGGCCGCGTCATGCAGCGAGTCGCGCCGCTGGCGACGGTCTGCGAGCCTCGCCGGCAGACGTGGTTGCGCGTGATGAACGCGTACCGGTTCAACGTCTATGTCAGCGTCAATGCGATGACGCCGGGACTCCGAGAACGGACCAAGCACGCGGTGAGATCGGTCCGCCACGTGTTCCTGGATGTGGATGAGGACGCGGAGGGCCTGGTCGAGCGGCTGGCCACGAGGCACGACCTGCCCGCGCCGTCTTACGTCGTCCACTCATCGGCGGGCCGCCTGCAGATGGCTTGGCGCGTGCGCGGTTTCACGGGTGACACCGTCGAACGGCTGCAGAAGCAGCTCGCCAAGGAGCTGGGCGCGGACCTCAACGCGACCGCCAGCTCCCAGACGATGAGGGTGCCTGGATTCCTCAATCGCAAGCACGCGCCAGCCCCCATCGTCACCGTCGAATACCGGGCCGCGAGCGCCGTCTACGGGCCTGGCGACTTCCCCACCCCGGCCGAACCGCCTGGCCGAGCCCGCGAGCGGCTCGCCCCGGCGAGACTCGCGTCCGCTGTCGACCCCAACATCGTGGAGCGAGCCAGGCGGTACCTGGCGGCGGTTCCGCCGGCCGTGGCCGGCCAGCACGGCGACACCCAGACGTTCCGGGTCTGCTGTCGACTGGAACGCGCGCTGCGAGCCGCCCTGGTCCGAGCGGGAGTTGATCGCGAAGCTGGAGCACGCGCGCCGCTACGGGCGGGAGCCGATCGGCGGCCTGCTGGGGAGCGGGACGAGGCGCGGCCATTCACCCTGAGTTTCGTCGACCACGCACGTGCCACACGGCCGTGCGTTCACCCGGTTCGCCAGCGTCCCCAGGACCCTGGTGAACATAGCCGCTGCCGTCGGCCCAGGCCCTCGGCAGTCTTGGAGGATACCGTGGCCAAGGAGAAAGGCAATGTGGTGTCCGTGAAGGCCGTCCGCGCCGAGCAAGGCGGTCCCTCAGGGAAGCTTGCCGACGCGGAATTGATCTTCGAAGCCGGTGCGGGTCCGCTCAGCGGACTCCGGCTCATCGGCTTCGCCGTTTGGGAGCGTCGCGATGGCGGGAAAAACGTGACGTTCCCCGCCCGGCCCGCGATTCTCGATTCTCGACGCGTACAGCCGCCTCGAGCTTCAGTCCTGACCCGTTCCTCGACTCCCGAGGCAGCCGCCCTCAGGGCCCCTGCCTCGGGCTCGTTCGTCCGCGTCGCTCATCGTGGCAATCGTCCACCTGGAAACGATCATGGCGCTTCAAGAAGGACCGGTAATGGACTCCGCAGCCCCTCGCTCTGCCCTTCGCCGTCCCGAGCTCGTGACCGACGCCTCCACGACGTCCGCGCCGGCCCCTGA
- a CDS encoding M48 family metalloprotease, whose product MARVGLGIRRGVMTAALAGLALSCATNPVTGKKQLAMISESQEIAMGREADKAVAASYGLYPDDRLQHYVQTLGTSIASRTERPSLPWTFRVVDDAAVNAFAIPGGFVYVTRGILTHLNSEAELAAILGHEIGHVTARHSVSQMSQQQLAQVGLVAGMIVSPKVAQFGGLAQTGLGLLFLKFSRADESEADSLGFRYMLNDGYDPRKMVDVFRMLEGVSQQAESQGRMPQWLSSHPNPENREAWAARSVASLNRDPSGLAVNRPAYLRRVDGIVFGENPREGFFQGNLFRHPEMAFRIQFPNGWKGSNEKQAVGAVSPNEDALVVLRLAAGSSARQAAQKFFSQEGIQAGSEWRREIGGLPSVSTTFEAQSDTTTLRGLAAWVEYREQVFQILGYTSSQRWSSYQEAFAQAIGSFARETDQNVLNVQPRRLNLVSVARPATLDALNREYPSTVSPQLVGLINNLQGNATLPAGERFKRVVGGPSWQPR is encoded by the coding sequence ATGGCTCGAGTGGGACTTGGGATCCGACGAGGCGTGATGACCGCTGCCCTGGCCGGTCTGGCGCTGTCGTGCGCCACGAATCCGGTGACCGGGAAGAAGCAGCTGGCCATGATCAGTGAATCGCAGGAAATCGCGATGGGCCGCGAAGCCGACAAGGCGGTTGCGGCCAGCTACGGGCTCTACCCGGACGACCGGCTGCAGCACTACGTCCAGACCCTCGGTACCTCGATCGCCTCGCGCACCGAGCGGCCGAGCCTGCCCTGGACGTTTCGGGTCGTGGACGACGCCGCGGTCAACGCGTTCGCGATTCCCGGCGGCTTCGTCTACGTCACGCGCGGCATCCTCACGCACCTCAACTCCGAGGCGGAACTTGCCGCCATCCTTGGCCACGAGATCGGCCACGTCACCGCGCGCCATTCAGTCAGCCAGATGAGCCAGCAACAGCTGGCGCAAGTGGGGCTGGTCGCGGGCATGATCGTGTCGCCGAAGGTCGCGCAGTTCGGCGGCCTCGCGCAGACGGGCCTTGGCCTGCTGTTCCTCAAGTTCAGTCGGGCGGACGAATCCGAGGCGGATAGCCTCGGCTTCCGCTACATGTTGAACGACGGTTACGACCCTCGGAAGATGGTTGACGTCTTCCGGATGCTGGAGGGCGTCAGCCAGCAGGCTGAGAGCCAGGGGCGGATGCCGCAGTGGCTGTCCAGTCACCCCAATCCCGAGAATCGCGAAGCCTGGGCGGCTCGCTCGGTCGCGTCGCTGAACCGCGACCCTTCGGGTCTCGCCGTCAACCGTCCCGCGTACCTGCGCCGGGTGGACGGTATCGTGTTCGGCGAGAATCCACGCGAGGGCTTCTTCCAGGGCAACCTGTTCCGCCATCCCGAGATGGCCTTCCGCATCCAGTTCCCGAACGGATGGAAGGGCAGCAACGAGAAGCAGGCGGTTGGCGCCGTGAGCCCGAACGAGGACGCGCTCGTCGTGCTGCGACTCGCCGCGGGGTCGAGCGCGCGACAGGCGGCGCAGAAGTTCTTCTCGCAGGAAGGTATCCAGGCGGGCAGCGAGTGGCGGCGCGAGATTGGCGGACTCCCCTCGGTGTCGACCACGTTCGAGGCGCAGAGCGACACAACCACGCTGCGCGGCCTCGCGGCCTGGGTGGAGTACCGGGAGCAGGTGTTCCAGATCCTCGGCTACACCTCCAGCCAGCGGTGGTCGAGCTACCAGGAGGCGTTCGCACAGGCCATCGGCAGCTTCGCGCGGGAGACGGACCAGAACGTCCTGAACGTGCAGCCGCGGCGCCTGAACCTCGTCTCGGTCGCTCGTCCAGCCACGCTCGACGCGCTGAACCGCGAGTACCCATCAACCGTTTCTCCGCAACTGGTGGGCCTGATCAACAATCTCCAGGGCAACGCGACGCTGCCCGCCGGCGAGAGGTTCAAACGCGTGGTCGGAGGACCGTCATGGCAGCCTCGGTGA
- a CDS encoding neutral zinc metallopeptidase has translation MHAIELIYGSRVSEDIVLHAPQHCTESVSHREPQTATRAVSSGTELPVQEDRTRGCRHVVPQFVRHHVGLGEFARRSEPLPQFVEETEVQVDEVIGGAIERPRRRLHRATGQMLLGIDRRVRAAQQARSSQANALSVALELQADCFAGVWGHAASQPGRAQRGEVELDGGDAEARLRAAAAIGDDRIQRMATGRVFPERFTHGSSEQRVTWFNRGLTSGSLQACNTLGGGQ, from the coding sequence GTGCACGCGATTGAGTTGATCTACGGTTCGCGAGTCTCCGAGGACATCGTTCTGCACGCGCCACAACACTGCACTGAATCGGTGAGTCACAGAGAGCCGCAGACGGCGACGCGTGCGGTCTCCTCTGGTACCGAATTGCCAGTGCAGGAAGACAGGACAAGGGGATGTCGGCACGTGGTGCCCCAGTTCGTGCGCCACCACGTAGGCCTGGGCGAATTCGCCCGGCGCTCCGAACCGCTGCCGCAATTCGTCGAAGAAACCGAGGTACAGGTAGACGAAGTGATCGGCGGGGCAATAGAACGGCCCCGTCGCCGACTCCACCGTGCCACAGGGCAGATGCTGCTCGGCATCGACCGGCGCGTGCGGGCGGCGCAACAGGCGCGCTCGTCCCAGGCCAACGCACTCTCGGTGGCGCTCGAGCTGCAGGCGGATTGCTTCGCGGGCGTCTGGGGGCACGCCGCGTCGCAGCCCGGTCGCGCCCAGCGGGGAGAAGTGGAACTGGACGGCGGCGATGCGGAGGCGCGACTACGGGCCGCGGCGGCCATCGGCGACGACCGTATCCAGCGGATGGCCACGGGCCGCGTGTTCCCGGAACGCTTCACACACGGCAGTTCCGAACAGCGGGTGACGTGGTTCAACCGGGGCTTGACCTCGGGGAGCTTGCAGGCCTGCAACACGCTGGGCGGCGGACAGTAG